Genomic window (Wenzhouxiangella marina):
CTGGTCCGCCCGCTGGCCCTGATCACGGCACTGGTCTGCCTGTTGCTCTCGATCGTGGTCTATGCCGGTTTCGACGTCGGCACGGCTGCGATGCAGTTCGAAGAGAAGGCCGTCTGGATCGAAGCCTTCGACATTCACTACCACCTCGGGGTGGATGGCCTGTCCCTGCCGCTGATCATGCTGACGGCATTGATCGGGGTCATGGTGGTCATCGGCGGCTGGACGATCACCGATCGGCCGCACCAGTACCTGGCCGCCTTCCTGATGCTGCAGGGTCTGATGGTCGGCATGTTCGGTGCCCTCGACGCCCTGCTGTTCTACGTCTTCTTCGAAGCCATGCTGGTGCCGATGTTCCTGATCATCGGTATCTGGGGGGGTCCGAACCGGATCTACGCGACGATCAAGTTCTTCCTGTTCACCTTCTTCGGTTCGGTGTTCATGCTGATCGCCCTGATCTGGATGTACCTGCAGGGCGGCAGCTTCGCCATCGCCGATCTGCACGCCATGCCGATCGCCCTGGATGCCCAGATCTGGATCTTCCTGGCCTTCCTGATCGCCTTCGCGGTCAAGGTGCCGATGTGGCCGGTCCACACCTGGCTGCCGGATGCGCACGTCGAGGCCCCGACCGGGGGTTCCGTGGTGCTGGCGGCGGTGATGCTGAAGATCGGTGGCTACGGTCTGGTGCGTTTCTCCCTGCCGATCACGCCCGATGCGGCGGCCGAGCTGGACTGGCTGGTCATCGGCATGTCCCTGGTCGCCATTGCCTACATCGGTTTCGTCGCCCTGGCGCAGAGCGACATGAAGAAGCTGATCGCCTACAGCTCGATCTCGCACATGGGCTTCGTCACCCTGGGCCTGTTCCTGGCCTTCGCAATCCAGCGCCACTCCGGTGAACTGACCGGCGCGGGCCTCGGCATCAGCGGCGCCATGGTGCAGATGATCTCCCACGGCTTCATCTCCGGCGCCATGTTCCTCTGCGTGGGCGTGCTCTACGATCGGGTCCACAGCCGCGAAATCTCGTCCTATGGCGGCGTGGCCAACACCATGCCCTGGTTCGCGATGTTCGCCGTCCTGTTCTTCATGTCGAACTCCGGCCTGCCGGGCACCTCGGGCTTCGTCGGCGAATTCATGGTCATCCTGGCCGCCTTCCACGCCAACTTCTGGTTCGCCTTCGTCGCCGCCACCACCCTGCTGCTCGGCGCGGCCTACAGCCTGTGGCTGGTCAAGCGCGTGTTCTACGGTGAGGTGGCCAACGATCAGGTGGCTGCGCTCAAGGACATCACTGCGCGTGAATGGATCATGCTGACGACCCTGGCGGTCTTCGTGCTGGGCGTGGGCATCTGGCCGTACCCGCTGATCGAGATGATGGAAGCCTCGATCCAGAACCTGGTCGCTCACATCGTCCAGTCCAAGATCGGATAAGACAGGCTCACCACAGAGGCACGGAGTACACAGAGCAAAGATTTTCATGGTGGACAAAGATGGCGACAGTGAGTTGACCGGCGAAATCATTGGCGCTGCGATTGCTGTGCATCGGGAGTTGGGTCCCGGGCTGCTCGAGTCTGTTTATGAAGTGTGCCTGGCCTTCGAATTGGAGGCGCGAGGTCTGAATTTTGAAAGGCAGGTGGAATTGCCTGTCGTATATCGAGGTCATCACCTCGACTGCGGTTACCGACTCGACATGGTGGTCGAGGGTAGCGTTTTACTGGAGCTTAAATCGACTGCAAATCTGGAACCGATCCATGAAGCACAGTTGCTGACCTATCTGCGATTGAGTGGTCTCCAACTTGGTCTTTTGATCAACTTCAATGTTCCAGTCTTGAAACAAGGTATCCGGCGCAGAGTTCTTTAGCTTTACTCTGTGACCTCTGTGCCTCAGTGGTGAATTGGATTTTCTATGACGATTGCTGAACTACAACTGGCGCTTCCCGAGATCTTCGTGCTGTCGATGACCTGCATCGTGCTGCTCGCCGA
Coding sequences:
- a CDS encoding NADH-quinone oxidoreductase subunit M, translated to MFDWPLLSLLVWIPIAGGAALIALGDRYPDLVRPLALITALVCLLLSIVVYAGFDVGTAAMQFEEKAVWIEAFDIHYHLGVDGLSLPLIMLTALIGVMVVIGGWTITDRPHQYLAAFLMLQGLMVGMFGALDALLFYVFFEAMLVPMFLIIGIWGGPNRIYATIKFFLFTFFGSVFMLIALIWMYLQGGSFAIADLHAMPIALDAQIWIFLAFLIAFAVKVPMWPVHTWLPDAHVEAPTGGSVVLAAVMLKIGGYGLVRFSLPITPDAAAELDWLVIGMSLVAIAYIGFVALAQSDMKKLIAYSSISHMGFVTLGLFLAFAIQRHSGELTGAGLGISGAMVQMISHGFISGAMFLCVGVLYDRVHSREISSYGGVANTMPWFAMFAVLFFMSNSGLPGTSGFVGEFMVILAAFHANFWFAFVAATTLLLGAAYSLWLVKRVFYGEVANDQVAALKDITAREWIMLTTLAVFVLGVGIWPYPLIEMMEASIQNLVAHIVQSKIG
- a CDS encoding GxxExxY protein, coding for MVDKDGDSELTGEIIGAAIAVHRELGPGLLESVYEVCLAFELEARGLNFERQVELPVVYRGHHLDCGYRLDMVVEGSVLLELKSTANLEPIHEAQLLTYLRLSGLQLGLLINFNVPVLKQGIRRRVL